One stretch of Mus pahari chromosome 5, PAHARI_EIJ_v1.1, whole genome shotgun sequence DNA includes these proteins:
- the LOC110322643 gene encoding olfactory receptor 10Z1: MVESNVTCWRGFVFLGFSSFGELQLLLFVLFLSLYLVTITSNVFIIIVIRLDSHLHTPMYLFLSFLSFSETCYTLGIIPRMLSGLVMGGQAISFMGCATQMFFSASWACTNCFLLSVMGFDRYVAICAPLHYASRMNPTVCAQLVGTSFLSGYLFGLGMTLVIFRLSFCSSHEIQHFFCDTPPVLSLACGDTRLSELGILILSLLVLLVSFFLISVSYAYILVAILRIPSAEGRRKAFSTCASHLTVVIIHYGCASFMYLRPKASYSLERDQLIAVTYTVATPLLNPIVYSLRNRAVQTALRNAFRGSLLGKG, encoded by the coding sequence ATGGTAGAGAGCAATGTGACCTGCTGGCGGGGTTTTGTCTTCTTGGGCTTCTCTAGCTTCGGGGAACTTCAGCTTCTgctgtttgtcttgtttttgtctttgtaccTTGTCACCATCACCAGTAATGTTTTCATCATCATAGTGATCAGACTGGACAGCCatctgcacacacccatgtatctctttctttctttcctatcctTCTCTGAGACCTGCTACACATTGGGAATCATCCCAAGGATGCTCTCTGGCCTGGTTATGGGGGGACAGGCCATCTCCTTTATGGGCTGTGCTACACAGAtgtttttctctgcttcatgGGCTTGTACCAACTGCTTCCTCCTGTCTGTCATGGGATTTGATAGATATGTGGCCATCTGTGCCCCACTTCATTATGCCAGCCGTATGAATCCCACTGTCTGTGCCCAGCTAGTTGGCACCTCCTTCCTGAGTGGATACCTTTTTGGACTGGGAATGACTCTAGTCATTTTTCGTCTCTCATTCTGCAGCTCCCATGAAATCCAGCACTTTTTCTGTGATACACCTCCGGTGCTAAGCCTCGCCTGTGGGGATACAAGACTAAGTGAACTGGGAATCCTCATCCTCAGTCTGCTGGTCCTCttggtctctttctttttaattagtgtCTCCTATGCCTATATTTTGGTAGCAATCCTGAGAATCCCTTCTGCTGAGGGACGGAGAAAAGCTTTTTCTACTTGTGCCTCACACCTCACAGTGGTCATTATTCACTATGGCTGTGCCTCCTTCATGTACTTGAGACCCAAAGCCAGCTACTCTCTTGAGAGGGATCAGCTTATTGCTGTCACCTACACTGTGGCAACCCCTCTCCTCAATCCTATTGTTTATAGTCTAAGGAATCGGGCTGTACAGACAGCTCTGAGAAATGCTTTCCGGGGGAGTTTACTAGGTAAAGGATAA